Proteins encoded by one window of Leishmania infantum JPCM5 genome chromosome 32:
- a CDS encoding putative U2 small nuclear ribonucleoprotein 40K, with product MRLSMDLVRLAPQFTNTMLQREIDLRGLRISSLDEHVLVLLENNFDVVNLSSNALTALEYFPTTCAAGNSDKDVRMSRVTTLVAHRNEIQRVSVTSCVSALPNVVHFLADRNRLACVRDLYFLKQWKKLEVVSLEDNPVWETNSNNFDREKLRAFLVFLCPRLKLINYQRVTQADRERAQKAKDEFKKLVLSWEAPLTLSTVTRSQSSSTVDAKKTRKRGREGRTAAAAAVSSNADTLDGEPGSGATSATPAAADVNEDDDAALQARLDQLEKRLLSDDVTAEEIAELEEEMTEISERMAAARKRKRH from the coding sequence ATGCGACTCTCGATGGACTTGGTGCGTCTCGCGCCGCAGTTCACCAACACGATGCTACAGCGTGAAATCGACCTTCGCGGGCTGCGGATTTCCTCGCTCGATGAGCACGtactggtgctgctcgagaACAACTTCGATGTCGTAAACCTTTCCTCCAACGCCCTGACGGCGCTAGAGTACTTTCCCACGACGTGTGCAGCCGGCAACAGCGACAAGGATGTGAGGATGAGCCGCGTCACCACCCTCGTTGCCCACCGAAACGAAATTCAGCGCGTGAGTGTGACttcgtgcgtgtctgcgttgCCCAACGTCGTGCACTTCTTGGCCGACCGCAACCGCctcgcctgcgtgcgcgatCTCTACTTTTTGAAGCAGTGGAAGAAGCTGGAGGTGGTGTCGCTCGAGGACAATCCTGTGTGGGAGACCAACAGCAACAATTTCGATAGGGAGAAGCTGCGGGCGTTTCTGGTCTTCTTGTGCCCTAGGTTGAAGCTCATCAACTACCAGCGCGTTACACAGGCTGATAGGGAGCGTGCACAGAAGGCGAAGGACGAGTTCAAGAAGCTGGTGCTGTCGTGGGAAGCTCCACTTACACTGAGTACAGTGACACGGTCGCAGTCGTCATCCACCGTAGACGCAAAGAAGACGCGCAAGCGCGGTCGCGAGGGCcgcacagcggcggccgccgcagtaTCAAGCAACGCGGACACTCTCGATGGTGAgcctggcagcggcgcaacgAGCGCGacccctgccgctgccgatgtgaacgaggacgacgatgccgctCTTCAAGCACGTCTAGACCAGCTGGAGAAGCGTCTCCTATCCGACGATGTCACGGCGGAGGAAATCGCGGagttggaggaggagatgacgGAGATATCGGAAAGGATGGCAGCTGCGCGTAAGCGGAAGCGCCATTAG
- a CDS encoding putative dynein light chain, flagellar outer arm → MYNNDHKATVKNADMPEDMQADAIEVTLQAMEKFNIEKDIAAYIKKEFDKKYQPTWHCIVGRNFGSFVTHDTHCFLYFYLGQVAVLLFKCG, encoded by the coding sequence ATGTACAACAACGACCACAAGGCCACGGTGAAGAATGCCGACATGCCGGAGGACATGCAGGCGGACGCGATTGAGGTTACGCTTCAGGCAATGGAGAAGTTCAACATCGAGAAGGATATCGCTGCCTACATCAAGAAGGAGTTCGACAAGAAGTATCAGCCGACGTGGCACTGCATTGTGGGCCGCAACTTCGGCAGCTTCGTGACGCACGACACCCATTGCTTCCTGTACTTCTACCTCGGCCAGGTCGCCGTTCTGCTCTTCAAGTGCGGGTAG